From Apium graveolens cultivar Ventura chromosome 9, ASM990537v1, whole genome shotgun sequence, the proteins below share one genomic window:
- the LOC141683969 gene encoding uncharacterized protein LOC141683969 isoform X1: MGHKKRGAAPRSKISSNSPPIESGGELDGNGSLDLSIRRSETNELQVSRVRGGYGSDLGVSNYGAIKLECERALNALGRGNHTKALRLMKDMCVRNENSPYLALIHRVQGTVCVKVASVIDDTNTKQRHLRNAVESARKAVVLSPNSIEFAHFYANLMYEAASEAKDYEEVVQECERALGIENPVDPGKESLQDESQLKLSTLDSRVAHVQNELRSLIQKSNIASLSSWMKNLNNGEEKFRLIPIRRATEDPMEVKMAQSRRPNEIKKATKTPEERRKEIEVRVAAARLLQQKTESPQPQNEGDKAVETSSGSGQRAGERRKNVRKAASSAERKDLVQSFWKCMSLEMKKDLFKIKVSDIKAHFSSSKDGLASEVLSEALSFTEANKVWKFWACCRCSEKFANSELHINHVNLEHLGILLPKMQSLMPQNIGKESSDLLLNCPWKPLDINAAVMLLEKHSDGQASDEHKDFFTGSSVYEDAWDSSERSDDICNGINTESSKQYDKISDMKWTKYNENSGSNTTFLPDSWPLFDDSERAKLLEKIRSLFELLIQHKYLAASHLSKVIQFAMDELQGLSAGSRLFNYGVDLSPVCICFLGAPELKKIHAFLQELSHSCGVGRYSEKSNSMDDFSSSSQAVDTVEQVVLDECESCLLFNEHFLPWEIYSITCHDALPVDATRTSSSRDSHENRHVIDEDALLSWLFTGSSFAEQLAIWTRNREEKTNQGVEILQMLEKEFHHQQSLCERKCEHLSYEEALQMVEDICLEEGKKKEHATDCVPRSYESVLMKRREELIKSDSDGLLISNRIELDAISNVLKEAESLDVNNHFGIEDNYAGVNSPFCDLESGEETDWKKDYLHQVNSCIEVAIQRQKEHLSIELSKIDARIMRNASGMEELKVKLDPVSAHDYQSILVPLIKSFMRARLEDLAEKDATQKSDAAREAFLAELDLDLKKGVGGASDNAKHLHEKSKEKKKNKDYRKTKDHKVSGSSELHMLHHESSEQTLSVVPSDVNHPDHETVDGTAVESNKEEELRRKIELEAEERKLEETLDYQRRIENEAKQKHLAEQHKKSAAANSEEVAVGLPDDYFTHSVNDKNVQGQMNNSSQESSGQSTGFPNLLGRVPEDSGEEASQLIGITKGHLYNEEIKQSLPNGAIRNNGVFLSEGRKGRRGKRHRNSANLADGKLQPVPSETETVEAGRSHSHESIRDGDCSENNSKTLRQIHSEEDDEERFQADLQRAVRQSLDTFHAHKNFPSSRMPLKLSEIDDGVVLSHETNENINGEEVYGLGLKNEVGEYNCFLNVIIQSLWHITRFREEFLKKSISGHVHVGDPCVICALFDIFNALNMASVDLKREAVAPTPLRIALSNLYPESNFFQEAQMNDASEVLGVIFDCLHRSFTSGLGMSNTETVGSNLSSWDCANNACVAHTLFGMNISERLNCYNCGLESKFMKYTSFFHNINASSLRTMKVLSPESSFGELLKFVEMNDQYTCDPESKGCGKFNYKHHFLSTPPHVFTTVLGWQNTCENIDDIKATLASLATEIDIGVLYQGLDLNNRHCLISVVCYYGQHYFCFAYSHDHERWIMYDDKTVKVIGGWDDVILMCERGHLQPQVLFFEAVN, from the exons ATGGGGCATAAGAAGCGAGGCGCAGCTCCTCGCTCTAAGATATCGTCGAATTCACCGCCGATTGAGTCTGGCGGTGAATTGGATGGGAACGGTAGTTTAGATTTGTCGATTCGTCGAAGCGAAACGAATGAACTGCAAGTTAGTAGAGTTAGAGGAGGTTACGGGAGCGATTTAGGTGTTTCGAATTATGGTGCTATTAAGTTGGAGTGTGAGCGTGCCCTAAATGCGTTAGGGAGGGGGAATCATACGAAAGCTTTAAGGCTTATGAAGGATATGTGTGTTAGGAATGAGAATTCTCCGTATTTAGCGTTGATTCATAGAGTGCAAGGGACGGTGTGTGTTAAGGTTGCGTCGGTTATTGATGATACGAATACGAAGCAAAGGCATTTGAGGAATGCGGTGGAGAGTGCCAGGAAGGCGGTGGTGTTGTCGCCTAATTCGATTGAGTTTGCACATTTTTATGCGAATTTGATGTATGAGGCTGCGAGTGAGGCGAAGGATTATGAGGAAGTGGTGCAGGAGTGTGAGCGTGCGTTGGGGATTGAGAATCCGGTTGATCCCGGGAAGGAGAGTTTGCAGGATGAGAGTCAGTTGAAGCTGTCTACTCTTGATTCGAGAGTGGCACATGTGCAGAATGAGCTGCGGTCGTTGATTCAGAAATCGAATATTGCTTCGCTTTCGTCATGGATGAAGAATCTTAATAATGGGGAGGAAAAGTTTCGGTTGATTCCGATTAGGAGAGCTACGGAGGACCCGATGGAGGTGAAAATGGCTCAGTCACGAAGGCCCAATGAGATTAAGAAGGCAACCAAGACGCCTGAGGAGAGGAGGAAAGAGATTGAAGTTCGGGTTGCTGCAGCGCGGCTATTGCAGCAGAAAACAGAGTCACCTCAACCCCAAAATGAAGGCGATAAGGCTGTAGAAACCTCTTCAGGATCTGGTCAGCGAGCTGGTGAGCGGAGAAAGAATGTCAGAAAAGCTGCATCTTCTGCTGAGAGAAAAGATTTGGTTCAATCTTTTTGGAAATGTATGAGCTTGGAAATGAAGAAAGACTTGTTTAAAATAAAAGTCTCAGATATCAAGGCACATTTCAGCTCGTCAAAGGATGGGCTGGCATCTGAAGTCCTTTCAGAAGCTTTGTCATTTACTGAAGCTAATAAAGTGTGGAAGTTTTGGGCATGCTGCCGTTGCAGTGAGAAGTTTGCGAACTCTGAGTTGCATATTAACCATGTTAATCTGGAGCACTTGGGCATCCTGTTGCCTAAAATGCAGTCACTTATGCCTCAAAATATTGGAAAGGAGTCGAGTGACTTGCTTCTCAACTGTCCTTGGAAACCATTGGATATTAATGCTGCAGTTATGTTGCTTGAGAAACACTCTGATGGTCAAGCATCTGATGAGCACAAGGACTTTTTTACCGGAAGTTCTGTGTATGAAGATGCATGGGATTCATCCGAGAGATCGGATGATATTTGCAATGGCATAAATACAGAGAGTAGCAAACAATACGATAAGATTTCTGACATGAAGTGGACAAAATACAATGAAAATTCAGGTAGCAATACAACATTTCTTCCTGATAGCTGGCCATTATTTGATGATTCCGAACGTGCAAAGCTCCTTGAGAAAATTCGTTCCTTATTTGAGTTGCTAATTCAACATAAATACCTGGCCGCAAGCCATCTCAGTAAGGTGATACAGTTTGCAATGGATGAGTTGCAGGGGCTTTCGGCTGGTTCTCGGCTTTTTAACTATGGAGTTGACTTGTCACCTGTATGCATATGCTTTCTAGGAGCTCCCGAGCTGAAGAAGATACATGCATTCTTACAGGAGCTATCTCATTCTTGTGGAGTAGGTAGATATTCTGAGAAGAGTAATTCCATGGATGACTTTAGCAGTAGCAGCCAAGCTGTTGATACTGTAGAACAGGTAGTTCTTGATGAATGTGAATCATGCCTTTTGTTTAACGAACATTTCTTGCCTTGGGAGATATATTCAATTACTTGCCATGATGCTCTTCCGGTTGATGCAACTAGAACATCTTCGTCTCGCGATTCTCATGAGAATAGACATGTTATCGATGAAGATGCTTTATTGTCCTGGTTGTTTACAGGTTCCAGTTTTGCGGAACAGTTGGCCATCTGGACACGAAATAGAGAAGAGAAAACAAATCAGGGCGTGGAAATTCTTCAGATGCTTGAGAAGGAATTTCACCACCAACAGAGCTTGTGTGAGAGAAAATGCGAGCATCTAAGTTATGAGGAGGCTTTACAAATGGTAGAAGATATCTGTCTCGAGGAAGGTAAAAAGAAAGAGCATGCCACTGATTGTGTTCCCAGAAGTTACGAGTCTGTCTTAATGAAGCGACGTGAAGAGCTCATTAAAAGTGACAGTGATGGTTTGCTTATTAGCAATAGGATTGAACTGGATGCAATCTCTAATGTTTTAAAAGAAGCCGAATCTTTGGATGTCAACAACCATTTTGGTATTGAAGATAATTATGCTGGAGTGAATTCTCCTTTTTGTGATCTGGAATCTGGTGAAGAAACTGACTGGAAAAAGGACTATCTGCATCAAGTGAACTCCTGTATTGAAGTTGCAATCCAGAGACAAAAAGAACACTTGTCTATTGAG CTCAGCAAAATTGATGCTCGGATTATGCGCAATGCTAGTGGGATGGAGGAACTTAAAGTCAAGCTTGATCCAGTTTCTGCCCATGATTATCAATCAATATTAGTTCCTCTAATTAAGTCATTTATGCGG GCACGCTTGGAAGATCTTGCAGAAAAAGATGCGACACAGAAATCTGATGCTGCTAGAGAAGCATTTTTAGCAGAACTTGATCTTGACTTAAAAAAGGGAGTAGGTGGTGCATCCGATAATGCAAAACATCTACATGAGAAATCTAAGGAGAAGAAGAAAAATAAGGACTACAGAAAAACCAAGGATCATAAA GTTTCTGGTAGCAGTGAACTGCATATGCTTCACCATGAGAGTTCTGAACAGAC CTTGTCAGTAGTTCCCAGCGATGTAAACCATCCAGATCATGAAACTGTTGATGGGACTGCTGTTGAGTCAAATAAAGAGGAAGAACTAAGAAGGAAGATTGAGCTTGAAGCAGAAGAAAGGAAACTTGAAGAAACCTTGGATTATCAACGACGTATTGAAAATGAGGCTAAGCAGAAGCACCTCGCTGAGCAACATAAAAAATCTGCAGCAGCAAATTCAGAGGAGGTGGCAGTTGGGCTGCCAGATGATTATTTTACTCACAGTGTTAATGATAAAAACGTGCAGGGACAAATGAATAACAGTAGTCAG GAATCCTCGGGTCAGAGCACTGGATTCCCAAACCTCTTAGGACGTGTGCCTGAAGACTCTGGAGAGGAAGCATCCCAGTTGATTGGTATCACCAAAGGCCATCTTTATAATGAAGAAATTAAACAAA GCTTACCTAATGGAGCTATTCGAAACAATGGTGTTTTTCTCTCTGAGGGACGCAAGGGAAGGAGGGGTAAACGCCATAGAAATTCAGCAAATTTGGCTGATGGGAAGTTGCAACCTGTGCCATCTGAGACTGAAACAGTTGAAGCAGGAAGATCTCATTCACATGAAAGTATCCGTG ATGGTGATTGTTCTGAGAACAATTCAAAAACATTGAGACAAATACATTCAGAAGAGGACGACGAAGAGAGATTTCAAGCCGACCTTCAAAGAGCAGTGCGGCAAAGCCTCG ACACATTCCATGCACACAAGAACTTCCCAAGTTCAAGGATGCCACTAAAGCTATCAGAAATAGATGACGGTGTGGTTTTGTCCCATGAAACTAATGAAAATATCAATGGGGAAGAAGTGTATGGCCTAGGTCTGAAAAATGAAGTCGGGGAATATAATTGTTTTCTGAATGTTATCATACAG TCCTTATGGCACATAACACGTTTTCGTGAAGAGTTCTTGAAGAAGTCAATTTCGGGGCATGTTCATGTTGGTGATCCTTGTGTCATTTGTGCTTTGTTTGATATTTTCAATGCCTTGAACATGGCATCCGTAGACTTGAAGAGAGAGGCTGTTGCCCCAACTCCTTTAAGGATTGCTTTAAGCAATCTCTATCCTGAAAGCAACTTTTTCCAAGAG GCTCAGATGAATGATGCTTCTGAAGTATTAGGAGTGATATTTGACTGTCTTCATCGGTCATTCACGTCTGGCCTTGGTATGTCTAATACTGAAACTGTTGGAAGCAACCTGAGCTCGTGGGACTGTGCTAATAACGCTTGTGTGGCACACACTCTTTTTGGAATGAATATTTCTGAAAGACTGAACTGCTACAATTGTGGTTTGGAGTCAAAATTTATGAAATACACATCTTTCTTTCATAATATAAATGCCAGTTCCCTCCGTACTATGAAG GTTCTGAGTCCTGAAAGTTCCTTTGGTGAGCTACTTAAATTTGTTGAAATGAATGACCAGTACACTTGTGATCCAGAATCTAAAGGCTGTGGAAAGTTCAATTACAAGCATCATTTTCTCTCAACCCCCCCTCATGTTTTTACAACAG TTTTGGGCTGGCAGAATACATGTGAAAACATTGATGACATTAAAGCTACATTGGCATCATTAGCTACTGAGATAGACATTGGCGTTCTTTATCAAGGTCTTGATCTGAATAATCGACATTGCTTGATTTCAGTG GTTTGCTATTATGGGCAACATTATTTTTGTTTTGCATACAGTCATGATCATGAACGGTGGATTATGTATGATGATAAAACCGTCAAG GTAATTGGTGGTTGGGATGATGTTATTCTGATGTGTGAAAGAGGACATTTGCAACCTCAGGTGCTCTTTTTTGAAGCTGTAAACTAG
- the LOC141683969 gene encoding uncharacterized protein LOC141683969 isoform X2, which yields MGHKKRGAAPRSKISSNSPPIESGGELDGNGSLDLSIRRSETNELQVSRVRGGYGSDLGVSNYGAIKLECERALNALGRGNHTKALRLMKDMCVRNENSPYLALIHRVQGTVCVKVASVIDDTNTKQRHLRNAVESARKAVVLSPNSIEFAHFYANLMYEAASEAKDYEEVVQECERALGIENPVDPGKESLQDESQLKLSTLDSRVAHVQNELRSLIQKSNIASLSSWMKNLNNGEEKFRLIPIRRATEDPMEVKMAQSRRPNEIKKATKTPEERRKEIEVRVAAARLLQQKTESPQPQNEGDKAVETSSGSGQRAGERRKNVRKAASSAERKDLVQSFWKCMSLEMKKDLFKIKVSDIKAHFSSSKDGLASEVLSEALSFTEANKVWKFWACCRCSEKFANSELHINHVNLEHLGILLPKMQSLMPQNIGKESSDLLLNCPWKPLDINAAVMLLEKHSDGQASDEHKDFFTGSSVYEDAWDSSERSDDICNGINTESSKQYDKISDMKWTKYNENSGSNTTFLPDSWPLFDDSERAKLLEKIRSLFELLIQHKYLAASHLSKVIQFAMDELQGLSAGSRLFNYGVDLSPVCICFLGAPELKKIHAFLQELSHSCGVGRYSEKSNSMDDFSSSSQAVDTVEQVVLDECESCLLFNEHFLPWEIYSITCHDALPVDATRTSSSRDSHENRHVIDEDALLSWLFTGSSFAEQLAIWTRNREEKTNQGVEILQMLEKEFHHQQSLCERKCEHLSYEEALQMVEDICLEEGKKKEHATDCVPRSYESVLMKRREELIKSDSDGLLISNRIELDAISNVLKEAESLDVNNHFGIEDNYAGVNSPFCDLESGEETDWKKDYLHQVNSCIEVAIQRQKEHLSIELSKIDARIMRNASGMEELKVKLDPVSAHDYQSILVPLIKSFMRARLEDLAEKDATQKSDAAREAFLAELDLDLKKGVGGASDNAKHLHEKSKEKKKNKDYRKTKDHKVSGSSELHMLHHESSEQTLSVVPSDVNHPDHETVDGTAVESNKEEELRRKIELEAEERKLEETLDYQRRIENEAKQKHLAEQHKKSAAANSEEVAVGLPDDYFTHSVNDKNVQGQMNNSSQESSGQSTGFPNLLGRVPEDSGEEASQLIGLPNGAIRNNGVFLSEGRKGRRGKRHRNSANLADGKLQPVPSETETVEAGRSHSHESIRDGDCSENNSKTLRQIHSEEDDEERFQADLQRAVRQSLDTFHAHKNFPSSRMPLKLSEIDDGVVLSHETNENINGEEVYGLGLKNEVGEYNCFLNVIIQSLWHITRFREEFLKKSISGHVHVGDPCVICALFDIFNALNMASVDLKREAVAPTPLRIALSNLYPESNFFQEAQMNDASEVLGVIFDCLHRSFTSGLGMSNTETVGSNLSSWDCANNACVAHTLFGMNISERLNCYNCGLESKFMKYTSFFHNINASSLRTMKVLSPESSFGELLKFVEMNDQYTCDPESKGCGKFNYKHHFLSTPPHVFTTVLGWQNTCENIDDIKATLASLATEIDIGVLYQGLDLNNRHCLISVVCYYGQHYFCFAYSHDHERWIMYDDKTVKVIGGWDDVILMCERGHLQPQVLFFEAVN from the exons ATGGGGCATAAGAAGCGAGGCGCAGCTCCTCGCTCTAAGATATCGTCGAATTCACCGCCGATTGAGTCTGGCGGTGAATTGGATGGGAACGGTAGTTTAGATTTGTCGATTCGTCGAAGCGAAACGAATGAACTGCAAGTTAGTAGAGTTAGAGGAGGTTACGGGAGCGATTTAGGTGTTTCGAATTATGGTGCTATTAAGTTGGAGTGTGAGCGTGCCCTAAATGCGTTAGGGAGGGGGAATCATACGAAAGCTTTAAGGCTTATGAAGGATATGTGTGTTAGGAATGAGAATTCTCCGTATTTAGCGTTGATTCATAGAGTGCAAGGGACGGTGTGTGTTAAGGTTGCGTCGGTTATTGATGATACGAATACGAAGCAAAGGCATTTGAGGAATGCGGTGGAGAGTGCCAGGAAGGCGGTGGTGTTGTCGCCTAATTCGATTGAGTTTGCACATTTTTATGCGAATTTGATGTATGAGGCTGCGAGTGAGGCGAAGGATTATGAGGAAGTGGTGCAGGAGTGTGAGCGTGCGTTGGGGATTGAGAATCCGGTTGATCCCGGGAAGGAGAGTTTGCAGGATGAGAGTCAGTTGAAGCTGTCTACTCTTGATTCGAGAGTGGCACATGTGCAGAATGAGCTGCGGTCGTTGATTCAGAAATCGAATATTGCTTCGCTTTCGTCATGGATGAAGAATCTTAATAATGGGGAGGAAAAGTTTCGGTTGATTCCGATTAGGAGAGCTACGGAGGACCCGATGGAGGTGAAAATGGCTCAGTCACGAAGGCCCAATGAGATTAAGAAGGCAACCAAGACGCCTGAGGAGAGGAGGAAAGAGATTGAAGTTCGGGTTGCTGCAGCGCGGCTATTGCAGCAGAAAACAGAGTCACCTCAACCCCAAAATGAAGGCGATAAGGCTGTAGAAACCTCTTCAGGATCTGGTCAGCGAGCTGGTGAGCGGAGAAAGAATGTCAGAAAAGCTGCATCTTCTGCTGAGAGAAAAGATTTGGTTCAATCTTTTTGGAAATGTATGAGCTTGGAAATGAAGAAAGACTTGTTTAAAATAAAAGTCTCAGATATCAAGGCACATTTCAGCTCGTCAAAGGATGGGCTGGCATCTGAAGTCCTTTCAGAAGCTTTGTCATTTACTGAAGCTAATAAAGTGTGGAAGTTTTGGGCATGCTGCCGTTGCAGTGAGAAGTTTGCGAACTCTGAGTTGCATATTAACCATGTTAATCTGGAGCACTTGGGCATCCTGTTGCCTAAAATGCAGTCACTTATGCCTCAAAATATTGGAAAGGAGTCGAGTGACTTGCTTCTCAACTGTCCTTGGAAACCATTGGATATTAATGCTGCAGTTATGTTGCTTGAGAAACACTCTGATGGTCAAGCATCTGATGAGCACAAGGACTTTTTTACCGGAAGTTCTGTGTATGAAGATGCATGGGATTCATCCGAGAGATCGGATGATATTTGCAATGGCATAAATACAGAGAGTAGCAAACAATACGATAAGATTTCTGACATGAAGTGGACAAAATACAATGAAAATTCAGGTAGCAATACAACATTTCTTCCTGATAGCTGGCCATTATTTGATGATTCCGAACGTGCAAAGCTCCTTGAGAAAATTCGTTCCTTATTTGAGTTGCTAATTCAACATAAATACCTGGCCGCAAGCCATCTCAGTAAGGTGATACAGTTTGCAATGGATGAGTTGCAGGGGCTTTCGGCTGGTTCTCGGCTTTTTAACTATGGAGTTGACTTGTCACCTGTATGCATATGCTTTCTAGGAGCTCCCGAGCTGAAGAAGATACATGCATTCTTACAGGAGCTATCTCATTCTTGTGGAGTAGGTAGATATTCTGAGAAGAGTAATTCCATGGATGACTTTAGCAGTAGCAGCCAAGCTGTTGATACTGTAGAACAGGTAGTTCTTGATGAATGTGAATCATGCCTTTTGTTTAACGAACATTTCTTGCCTTGGGAGATATATTCAATTACTTGCCATGATGCTCTTCCGGTTGATGCAACTAGAACATCTTCGTCTCGCGATTCTCATGAGAATAGACATGTTATCGATGAAGATGCTTTATTGTCCTGGTTGTTTACAGGTTCCAGTTTTGCGGAACAGTTGGCCATCTGGACACGAAATAGAGAAGAGAAAACAAATCAGGGCGTGGAAATTCTTCAGATGCTTGAGAAGGAATTTCACCACCAACAGAGCTTGTGTGAGAGAAAATGCGAGCATCTAAGTTATGAGGAGGCTTTACAAATGGTAGAAGATATCTGTCTCGAGGAAGGTAAAAAGAAAGAGCATGCCACTGATTGTGTTCCCAGAAGTTACGAGTCTGTCTTAATGAAGCGACGTGAAGAGCTCATTAAAAGTGACAGTGATGGTTTGCTTATTAGCAATAGGATTGAACTGGATGCAATCTCTAATGTTTTAAAAGAAGCCGAATCTTTGGATGTCAACAACCATTTTGGTATTGAAGATAATTATGCTGGAGTGAATTCTCCTTTTTGTGATCTGGAATCTGGTGAAGAAACTGACTGGAAAAAGGACTATCTGCATCAAGTGAACTCCTGTATTGAAGTTGCAATCCAGAGACAAAAAGAACACTTGTCTATTGAG CTCAGCAAAATTGATGCTCGGATTATGCGCAATGCTAGTGGGATGGAGGAACTTAAAGTCAAGCTTGATCCAGTTTCTGCCCATGATTATCAATCAATATTAGTTCCTCTAATTAAGTCATTTATGCGG GCACGCTTGGAAGATCTTGCAGAAAAAGATGCGACACAGAAATCTGATGCTGCTAGAGAAGCATTTTTAGCAGAACTTGATCTTGACTTAAAAAAGGGAGTAGGTGGTGCATCCGATAATGCAAAACATCTACATGAGAAATCTAAGGAGAAGAAGAAAAATAAGGACTACAGAAAAACCAAGGATCATAAA GTTTCTGGTAGCAGTGAACTGCATATGCTTCACCATGAGAGTTCTGAACAGAC CTTGTCAGTAGTTCCCAGCGATGTAAACCATCCAGATCATGAAACTGTTGATGGGACTGCTGTTGAGTCAAATAAAGAGGAAGAACTAAGAAGGAAGATTGAGCTTGAAGCAGAAGAAAGGAAACTTGAAGAAACCTTGGATTATCAACGACGTATTGAAAATGAGGCTAAGCAGAAGCACCTCGCTGAGCAACATAAAAAATCTGCAGCAGCAAATTCAGAGGAGGTGGCAGTTGGGCTGCCAGATGATTATTTTACTCACAGTGTTAATGATAAAAACGTGCAGGGACAAATGAATAACAGTAGTCAG GAATCCTCGGGTCAGAGCACTGGATTCCCAAACCTCTTAGGACGTGTGCCTGAAGACTCTGGAGAGGAAGCATCCCAGTTGATTG GCTTACCTAATGGAGCTATTCGAAACAATGGTGTTTTTCTCTCTGAGGGACGCAAGGGAAGGAGGGGTAAACGCCATAGAAATTCAGCAAATTTGGCTGATGGGAAGTTGCAACCTGTGCCATCTGAGACTGAAACAGTTGAAGCAGGAAGATCTCATTCACATGAAAGTATCCGTG ATGGTGATTGTTCTGAGAACAATTCAAAAACATTGAGACAAATACATTCAGAAGAGGACGACGAAGAGAGATTTCAAGCCGACCTTCAAAGAGCAGTGCGGCAAAGCCTCG ACACATTCCATGCACACAAGAACTTCCCAAGTTCAAGGATGCCACTAAAGCTATCAGAAATAGATGACGGTGTGGTTTTGTCCCATGAAACTAATGAAAATATCAATGGGGAAGAAGTGTATGGCCTAGGTCTGAAAAATGAAGTCGGGGAATATAATTGTTTTCTGAATGTTATCATACAG TCCTTATGGCACATAACACGTTTTCGTGAAGAGTTCTTGAAGAAGTCAATTTCGGGGCATGTTCATGTTGGTGATCCTTGTGTCATTTGTGCTTTGTTTGATATTTTCAATGCCTTGAACATGGCATCCGTAGACTTGAAGAGAGAGGCTGTTGCCCCAACTCCTTTAAGGATTGCTTTAAGCAATCTCTATCCTGAAAGCAACTTTTTCCAAGAG GCTCAGATGAATGATGCTTCTGAAGTATTAGGAGTGATATTTGACTGTCTTCATCGGTCATTCACGTCTGGCCTTGGTATGTCTAATACTGAAACTGTTGGAAGCAACCTGAGCTCGTGGGACTGTGCTAATAACGCTTGTGTGGCACACACTCTTTTTGGAATGAATATTTCTGAAAGACTGAACTGCTACAATTGTGGTTTGGAGTCAAAATTTATGAAATACACATCTTTCTTTCATAATATAAATGCCAGTTCCCTCCGTACTATGAAG GTTCTGAGTCCTGAAAGTTCCTTTGGTGAGCTACTTAAATTTGTTGAAATGAATGACCAGTACACTTGTGATCCAGAATCTAAAGGCTGTGGAAAGTTCAATTACAAGCATCATTTTCTCTCAACCCCCCCTCATGTTTTTACAACAG TTTTGGGCTGGCAGAATACATGTGAAAACATTGATGACATTAAAGCTACATTGGCATCATTAGCTACTGAGATAGACATTGGCGTTCTTTATCAAGGTCTTGATCTGAATAATCGACATTGCTTGATTTCAGTG GTTTGCTATTATGGGCAACATTATTTTTGTTTTGCATACAGTCATGATCATGAACGGTGGATTATGTATGATGATAAAACCGTCAAG GTAATTGGTGGTTGGGATGATGTTATTCTGATGTGTGAAAGAGGACATTTGCAACCTCAGGTGCTCTTTTTTGAAGCTGTAAACTAG
- the LOC141682986 gene encoding uncharacterized protein LOC141682986, with the protein MCKQRFARNHSSQFLSGLSMAALPQNALDVFEAQSIDHVTLTAISDPQYFCDGNVSFSHVHEVGSDINSHNVVNPLRIQTNDNDMAQNLQAPNTQPDMVDQDYEFIDAIHDGQSSIDTKGPCELSSESCVQDSTQSLQQIAGNELKSSAKCFTQTNLK; encoded by the exons ATGTGCAAACAGCGATTTGCACGAAATCATTCATCGCAGTTTCTGTCGGGCCTGTCAATGGCAGCATTACCTCAAAATGCACTTGACGTTTTTGAAGCTCAATCTATCGATCACGTGACGTTGACAGCTATCTCTGATCCTCAGTACTTTTGTGATGGCAATGTAAGTTTCAGTCATGTACATGAAGTTGGTTCTGATATTAATAGCCACAATGTAGTCAATCCGTTGAGGATCCAAACCAATGACAACGACATGGCACAAAACTTGCAAGCACCCAACACTCAACCAGACATGGTTGATCAAGATTATGAATTTATTGATGCTATTCACGATGGACAATCCTCCATTGACACAAAAGGACCCTGTGAGTTGAG TTCGGAATCATGTGTTCAAGATTCAACGCAGTCTCTTCAACAAATTGCTGGTAATGAACTGAAGAGTTCAGCAAAATGCTTTACTCAAACAAATTTGAAGTAG